One genomic window of Cricetulus griseus strain 17A/GY chromosome 3, alternate assembly CriGri-PICRH-1.0, whole genome shotgun sequence includes the following:
- the Nutf2 gene encoding nuclear transport factor 2 — MGDKPIWEQIGSSFIQHYYQLFDNDRTQLGAIYIDASCLTWEGQQFQGKAAIVEKLSSLPFQKIQHSITAQDHQPTPDSCIISMVVGQLKADEDPIMGFHQMFLLKNINDAWVCTNDMFRLALHNFG, encoded by the exons ATGGGAGACAAGCCAATTTGGGAGCAGATTGGATCCAGCTTTATTCAACATTACTACCAGTTATTTGATAACGACAGAACCCAACTAGGCGCAATTTAC ATTGACGCATCATGCCTTACGTGGGAAGGACAGCAGTTCCAGGGGAAAGCTGCCATTGTGGAGAAGTTGTCT AGCCTTCCCTTCCAGAAAATCCAGCATAGTATCACGGCGCAGGACCATCAGCCTACACCAGATAGCTGTATCATCAGCATGGTTGTAGGCCAGCTCAAG GCCGATGAAGATCCCATCATGGGTTTCCACCAGATGTTTCTATTAAAGAACATCAACGATGCTTGGGTTTGCACCAATGACATGTTCAGGCTTGCCCTGCACAACTTCGGCTGA